A genomic stretch from Rhodomicrobium vannielii ATCC 17100 includes:
- a CDS encoding DUF3299 domain-containing protein, whose amino-acid sequence MKRLAAACVALLLTTGFAPIENEPPMEIGWGRLVPPAPVTPPNVKSKSFLSGATPSPALGGSEPPPPLLPPGEDRPWLSERRNQPGAGAPVPVVQELDGKRVKIGGYVVPLDFDATNVKEFLLVPFIGACIHVPPPPPNQIIYVKVENGFDVAGSFDPVWVTGRIAVASQFTGLAETGYTIDADTVDTRKE is encoded by the coding sequence ATGAAGAGACTGGCGGCGGCGTGCGTGGCCCTTCTGTTGACGACCGGTTTCGCGCCGATCGAGAACGAGCCGCCGATGGAAATCGGGTGGGGCAGGCTGGTCCCGCCCGCGCCGGTCACTCCGCCGAACGTGAAGTCGAAAAGCTTCCTGTCGGGCGCGACGCCGTCGCCAGCGCTCGGCGGTAGCGAGCCGCCACCGCCGCTGCTACCGCCGGGCGAAGACCGTCCGTGGCTTTCCGAGCGGCGCAATCAGCCGGGCGCAGGCGCGCCGGTCCCGGTGGTGCAGGAGTTGGACGGCAAGCGCGTGAAGATCGGCGGCTATGTCGTGCCGCTCGATTTCGACGCGACGAATGTGAAGGAATTCCTGCTGGTGCCGTTCATCGGCGCGTGCATCCACGTGCCGCCGCCGCCGCCGAACCAGATCATCTATGTGAAGGTTGAGAACGGGTTCGACGTGGCGGGCTCGTTCGATCCGGTGTGGGTGACGGGGCGGATTGCGGTCGCCTCGCAATTCACGGGGCTTGCCGAGACGGGCTACACCATCGACGCGGATACGGTCGATACGCGGAAGGAGTAG
- a CDS encoding NnrS family protein yields the protein MTAAMTGTDPNTATSPRQPETASPRGGIPRGLARTGPILFSYGFRPFFLGAGLWAFASMALWIAALAGHLPIGGSYGATYWHAHELLFGFSTAALAGFLLTAVPNWTGRLPVSGWPLAGLFAIWCAGRAAMLAPDVLGLTASAAIDALFLPALAFIVARELIAGKKWGDMKILAAVLFLTGANVWFHAAVLTGGDETIPARLGVSAFTVMVMLVGGRIIPSFTHNWLNRFGKKPLPMPFGRYDIAAIVVGAVALGFYTAAPSNPLTAIPATLAFAMQSYRLYRWRGWKTASDPLLLILHLAYAFVPLAFAAIAAAALDLVPTWSVLHILTVGVISTMIVAVMTRASLAHTGRALSASRITQASYAALLLAALSRPLAGFFPEHAMFFYSASGVLWLAAFGLFLIQYAPILVGARR from the coding sequence ATGACAGCCGCAATGACCGGAACCGACCCCAACACCGCGACCTCCCCCCGCCAGCCGGAAACCGCCTCCCCGCGCGGCGGCATACCGCGCGGCCTCGCGCGCACCGGCCCCATCCTCTTCTCCTACGGCTTCCGGCCGTTTTTCCTCGGCGCAGGGCTATGGGCCTTCGCCTCGATGGCGCTCTGGATCGCCGCGCTCGCCGGACACCTGCCCATCGGCGGCAGCTACGGCGCAACCTACTGGCATGCGCATGAATTGCTGTTCGGCTTCTCCACCGCCGCGCTCGCGGGCTTCCTGCTCACGGCCGTGCCCAACTGGACCGGGCGGCTACCCGTCTCCGGCTGGCCGCTCGCTGGGCTTTTCGCGATCTGGTGCGCGGGGCGCGCCGCCATGCTCGCGCCGGACGTGCTCGGCCTTACCGCATCCGCCGCCATCGACGCACTGTTCCTGCCCGCGCTCGCGTTCATCGTGGCGCGCGAACTCATCGCGGGGAAGAAATGGGGCGATATGAAAATCCTCGCCGCCGTGCTGTTCCTCACGGGTGCGAATGTCTGGTTCCATGCGGCGGTGCTGACCGGCGGCGACGAGACCATCCCGGCGCGGCTTGGCGTCTCGGCTTTCACCGTGATGGTTATGCTCGTCGGCGGGCGGATCATTCCGAGCTTCACGCATAATTGGCTCAACCGCTTTGGAAAAAAGCCGTTGCCGATGCCTTTCGGCCGCTACGACATCGCCGCTATCGTGGTTGGCGCGGTCGCGCTCGGCTTCTACACCGCCGCGCCATCGAACCCGTTGACCGCGATCCCGGCGACGCTCGCCTTCGCGATGCAGAGCTATCGCCTCTATCGCTGGCGCGGCTGGAAAACGGCGAGCGATCCGCTACTCCTCATCTTGCATCTGGCCTACGCGTTCGTGCCGCTGGCGTTCGCCGCCATCGCCGCCGCAGCCCTCGACCTCGTCCCGACGTGGTCGGTGCTGCACATCCTGACGGTCGGCGTCATCTCAACCATGATCGTCGCCGTGATGACGCGGGCGAGCCTCGCGCATACGGGCCGAGCGCTGTCGGCGTCGCGCATCACGCAGGCGAGCTATGCCGCGCTTCTGCTGGCCGCGTTGTCGCGTCCGCTCGCCGGGTTCTTCCCCGAACATGCGATGTTTTTCTATTCGGCGTCGGGCGTGCTGTGGCTCGCGGCGTTCGGCCTGTTCCTGATCCAATATGCGCCGATCCTCGTCGGGGCACGCCGTTAA
- a CDS encoding Crp/Fnr family transcriptional regulator — protein sequence MTDAQVDLLASRATARRVAEGSAVFEQGEPATSFYLLLDGRLKVRQITADGQQIIVRIVNPGDLLGFACALSRPDYPGTATAAVDSVVAAWPSTNWNAFVEANPHLAMNAIRTIGQRLDEAHTRIREMSTQEVERRVAHTVLRLVDQAGKADAGGTRVDFPISRRDIAEMTGTTLHTVSRILSAWEAQGLVEGGRRKLVVRDAAKLAKLAEAPRD from the coding sequence ATGACGGATGCGCAAGTCGATTTGCTCGCGTCGCGCGCCACGGCAAGACGCGTCGCCGAGGGCTCGGCGGTCTTCGAACAGGGTGAGCCAGCCACATCGTTTTATCTGCTGCTCGACGGTCGCCTCAAGGTTCGCCAGATCACGGCTGACGGCCAGCAGATCATCGTCCGCATCGTCAATCCGGGCGACCTTCTGGGCTTCGCCTGCGCGCTCTCCCGCCCGGACTATCCCGGCACCGCGACGGCCGCCGTCGACAGCGTCGTCGCGGCATGGCCCTCCACCAACTGGAATGCTTTCGTCGAGGCCAACCCACATCTCGCAATGAACGCGATCCGCACCATCGGGCAGCGGCTCGACGAGGCTCACACGCGCATTCGTGAAATGTCGACGCAGGAGGTCGAGCGGCGCGTGGCGCATACCGTGCTGCGGCTCGTCGATCAGGCGGGCAAGGCGGACGCTGGCGGCACGCGTGTGGACTTCCCGATCAGTCGGCGCGACATCGCCGAGATGACCGGCACGACGCTTCACACCGTGTCGCGCATCCTGAGCGCGTGGGAGGCGCAGGGCCTTGTCGAAGGCGGCCGCCGGAAGCTCGTCGTGCGCGACGCCGCGAAGCTCGCGAAACTGGCCGAAGCGCCGCGCGACTGA